One Oncorhynchus keta strain PuntledgeMale-10-30-2019 unplaced genomic scaffold, Oket_V2 Un_contig_27396_pilon_pilon, whole genome shotgun sequence genomic window, ATCTCTGGACAGACACGTTTCCACCTGCTACGGTCGGTTAGATACACAGACCACATGAGGAATATCTCTGGACAGACACGTTTCCACCTGCTACGGTCGGTTAGATACACAGACCACATGAGGAATATCTCTGGACAGACACGCTTCCACCTGCTACGGTCGGTTAGATACACAGACCACATGAGGAATATCTCTGGACAGACACGTTTCCACCTGCTACGGTCGGTTAGATACACAGACCACATGAGGAATATCTCTGGACAGACACGTTTCCACCTGCTACGGTCGGTTAGATACACAGACCACATGAGGAATATCTCTGGACAGACACGTTTCCACCTGCTACGGTCGGTTAGATACACAGACCACATGAGGAATATCTCTGGACAGACACGTTTCCACCTGCTACGGTCGGTTAGATACACAGACCACATGAGGAATATCTCTGGACAGACACGTTTACACCTGCTACGGTCGGTTAGATACACAGACCACATGAGGAATATCTCTGGACATATACACGTTTACACCTGCTACGGTCGGTTAGATACACAGACCACATGAGGAATATCTCTGGACATATACACGTTTACACCTGCTACGGTCGGTTAGATACACAGACCACATGAGGAATATCTCTGGACAGACACGTTTCCACCTGCTACGGTCGGTTAGATACACAGACCACATGAGGAATATCTCTGGACAGACACGTTTCCACCTGCTACGGTCGGTTAGATACACAGACCACATGAGGAATATCTCTGGACAGACACGTTTCCACCTGCTACGGTCGGTTAGATACACAGACCACATGAGGAATATCTCTGGACAGACACGTTTCCACCTGCTACGGTCGGTTAGATACACAGACCACATGAGGAATATCTCTGGACAGACACGTTTCCACCTGCTACGGTCGGTTAGATACACAGACCACATGAGGAATATCTCTGGACAGACACGTTTACACCTGCTACGGTCGGTTAGATACACAGACCACATGAGGAATATCTCTGGACAGACACGTTTCCACCTGCTACGGTCGGTTAGATACACAGACCACATGAGGAATATCTCTGGACAGACACGTTTCCACCTGCTACGGTCGGTTAGATACACAGACCACATGAGGAATATCTCTGGACAGACACGCTTTCCACCTGCTACGGTCGGTTAGATACACAGACCACATGAGGAATATCTCTGGACAGACACGTTTTACACCTGCTACGGTCGGTTAGATACACAGACCACATGAGGAATATCTCTGGACAGACACGTTAGATCCACACATGAGGAATATCTCTGGACAGACACGGTCGGTTAGATACACAGACCACATGAGGAATATCTCTGACAGACACGTTTTACACCTGCTACGGTCGGTTAGATACACAGACCACATGAGGAATATCTCTCTGGACATATACACGTTTACACCTGCTACGGTCGGTTAGATACACAGACCACATGAGGAATATCTCTGGTTTCCACATACACGATATCTTACACCTGCTACGGTCGGTTAGATACACAGACCACATGAGGAATATCTCTGGACAGACACGTTTCCACCTGCTACGGTCGGTTAGATACACAGACCACATGAGGAATATCTCTGGACAGACACGTTTCCACCTGCTACGGTCGGTTAGATACACAGACCACATGAGGAATATCTCTGACAGACACGTTTCCACCTGCTACGGTCGGTTAGATACACAGACCACATGAGGAATATCTCTCTGACAGACACGTTTCCACCTGCTACGGGTCaggttagatacacacagaccacatgaGGAATATCTCTGGACAGACACGTTTCCACCTGCTACGGCCGGTTAGATACACAGACCACATGAGGAATATCTCTGACAGACACGTTTACACCTGCTACGGTCGGTTAGATACACAGACCACATGAGGAATATCTCCTGGACAGACACGTTTCCACCAGCTACGGCCGGTTAGATACACAGACCACATGAGGAATATCCCTGGACAGACACGCTTTCCACCTGCTACGGCCGGTTAGATACACAGACCATGAGGAATATC contains:
- the LOC127922854 gene encoding uncharacterized protein LOC127922854 isoform X4, with translation MWSVYLTDRSRWKRVCPEIFLMWSVYLTDRSRWKRVCPEIFLMWSVYLTDRSRWKRVCPEIFLMWSVYLTDRSRWKRVCPEIFLMWSVYLTDRSRCKRVCPEIFLMWSVYLTDRSRWKRVCPEIFLMWSVYLTDRSRWKRVCPEIFLMWSVYLTDRSRWKRVCPEIFLMWSVYLTDRSRWKRVCPEIFLMWSVYLTDRSRCKRVCPEIFLMWSVYLTDRSRWKRVCPEIFLMWSVYLTDRSRWKRVCPEIFLMWSVYLTDRSRWKRVCPEIFLMWSVYLTDRSRWKRVCPEIFLMWSVYLTDRSRWKRVCPEIFLMWSVYLTDRSRWKRVCPEIFLMWSVYLTDRSRCKRVCPEIFLMWSVYLTDRSRWKRVCPEIFLMWSVYLTDRSRWKRVCPEIFLMWSVYLTDRSRWKRVCPEIFLMWSVYLTDRSRWKRVCPEIFLMWSVYLTDRSRWKRVCPDYLYIMTRCSCL
- the LOC127922854 gene encoding uncharacterized protein LOC127922854 isoform X27, which gives rise to MWSVYLTDRSRWKRVCPEIFLMWSVYLTDRSRWKRVCPEIFLMWSVYLTDRSRWKRVCPEIFLMWSVYLTDRSRCKRVCPEIFLMWSVYLTDRSRWKRVCPEIFLMWSVYLTDRSRWKRVCPEIFLMWSVYLTDRSRWKRVCPEIFLMWSVYLTDRSRWKRVCPEIFLMWSVYLTDRSRWKRVCPEIFLMWSVYLTDRSRWKRVCPEIFLMWSVYLTDRSRCKRVCPEIFLMWSVYLTDRSRWKRVCPEIFLMWSVYLTDRSRWKRVCPEIFLMWSVYLTDRSRWKRVCPEIFLMWSVYLTDRSRWKRVCPEIFLMWSVYLTDRSRWKRVCPDYLYIMTRCSCL
- the LOC127922854 gene encoding uncharacterized protein LOC127922854 isoform X9 is translated as MWSVYLTDRSRWKRVCPEIFLMWSVYLTDRSRWKRVCPEIFLMWSVYLTDRSRWKRVCPEIFLMWSVYLTDRSRWKRVCPEIFLMWSVYLTDRSRCKRVCPEIFLMWSVYLTDRSRWKRVCPEIFLMWSVYLTDRSRWKRVCPEIFLMWSVYLTDRSRWKRVCPEIFLMWSVYLTDRSRCKRVCPEIFLMWSVYLTDRSRWKRVCPEIFLMWSVYLTDRSRWKRVCPEIFLMWSVYLTDRSRWKRVCPEIFLMWSVYLTDRSRWKRVCPEIFLMWSVYLTDRSRWKRVCPEIFLMWSVYLTDRSRWKRVCPEIFLMWSVYLTDRSRCKRVCPEIFLMWSVYLTDRSRWKRVCPEIFLMWSVYLTDRSRWKRVCPEIFLMWSVYLTDRSRWKRVCPEIFLMWSVYLTDRSRWKRVCPEIFLMWSVYLTDRSRWKRVCPDYLYIMTRCSCL
- the LOC127922854 gene encoding uncharacterized protein LOC127922854 isoform X34, encoding MWSVYLTDRSRWKRVCPEIFLMWSVYLTDRSRWKRVCPEIFLMWSVYLTDRSRCKRVCPEIFLMWSVYLTDRSRWKRVCPEIFLMWSVYLTDRSRWKRVCPEIFLMWSVYLTDRSRWKRVCPEIFLMWSVYLTDRSRWKRVCPEIFLMWSVYLTDRSRWKRVCPEIFLMWSVYLTDRSRWKRVCPEIFLMWSVYLTDRSRCKRVCPEIFLMWSVYLTDRSRWKRVCPEIFLMWSVYLTDRSRWKRVCPEIFLMWSVYLTDRSRWKRVCPEIFLMWSVYLTDRSRWKRVCPEIFLMWSVYLTDRSRWKRVCPDYLYIMTRCSCL
- the LOC127922854 gene encoding uncharacterized protein LOC127922854 isoform X12, which encodes MWSVYLTDRSRWKRVCPEIFLMWSVYLTDRSRWKRVCPEIFLMWSVYLTDRSRWKRVCPEIFLMWSVYLTDRSRWKRVCPEIFLMWSVYLTDRSRWKRVCPEIFLMWSVYLTDRSRWKRVCPEIFLMWSVYLTDRSRWKRVCPEIFLMWSVYLTDRSRCKRVCPEIFLMWSVYLTDRSRWKRVCPEIFLMWSVYLTDRSRWKRVCPEIFLMWSVYLTDRSRWKRVCPEIFLMWSVYLTDRSRWKRVCPEIFLMWSVYLTDRSRWKRVCPEIFLMWSVYLTDRSRWKRVCPEIFLMWSVYLTDRSRCKRVCPEIFLMWSVYLTDRSRWKRVCPEIFLMWSVYLTDRSRWKRVCPEIFLMWSVYLTDRSRWKRVCPEIFLMWSVYLTDRSRWKRVCPEIFLMWSVYLTDRSRWKRVCPDYLYIMTRCSCL
- the LOC127922854 gene encoding uncharacterized protein LOC127922854 isoform X29; the protein is MWSVYLTDRSRWKRVCPEIFLMWSVYLTDRSRWKRVCPEIFLMWSVYLTDRSRWKRVCPEIFLMWSVYLTDRSRWKRVCPEIFLMWSVYLTDRSRWKRVCPEIFLMWSVYLTDRSRWKRVCPEIFLMWSVYLTDRSRWKRVCPEIFLMWSVYLTDRSRWKRVCPEIFLMWSVYLTDRSRWKRVCPEIFLMWSVYLTDRSRWKRVCPEIFLMWSVYLTDRSRCKRVCPEIFLMWSVYLTDRSRWKRVCPEIFLMWSVYLTDRSRWKRVCPEIFLMWSVYLTDRSRWKRVCPEIFLMWSVYLTDRSRWKRVCPEIFLMWSVYLTDRSRWKRVCPDYLYIMTRCSCL
- the LOC127922854 gene encoding uncharacterized protein LOC127922854 isoform X10, which gives rise to MWSVYLTDRSRWKRVCPEIFLMWSVYLTDRSRWKRVCPEIFLMWSVYLTDRSRWKRVCPEIFLMWSVYLTDRSRWKRVCPEIFLMWSVYLTDRSRCKRVCPEIFLMWSVYLTDRSRWKRVCPEIFLMWSVYLTDRSRWKRVCPEIFLMWSVYLTDRSRWKRVCPEIFLMWSVYLTDRSRWKRVCPEIFLMWSVYLTDRSRWKRVCPEIFLMWSVYLTDRSRWKRVCPEIFLMWSVYLTDRSRWKRVCPEIFLMWSVYLTDRSRWKRVCPEIFLMWSVYLTDRSRWKRVCPEIFLMWSVYLTDRSRWKRVCPEIFLMWSVYLTDRSRCKRVCPEIFLMWSVYLTDRSRWKRVCPEIFLMWSVYLTDRSRWKRVCPEIFLMWSVYLTDRSRWKRVCPEIFLMWSVYLTDRSRWKRVCPEIFLMWSVYLTDRSRWKRVCPDYLYIMTRCSCL
- the LOC127922854 gene encoding uncharacterized protein LOC127922854 isoform X19 yields the protein MWSVYLTDRSRWKRVCPEIFLMWSVYLTDRSRWKRVCPEIFLMWSVYLTDRSRWKRVCPEIFLMWSVYLTDRSRWKRVCPEIFLMWSVYLTDRSRCKRVCPEIFLMWSVYLTDRSRWKRVCPEIFLMWSVYLTDRSRWKRVCPEIFLMWSVYLTDRSRWKRVCPEIFLMWSVYLTDRSRWKRVCPEIFLMWSVYLTDRSRWKRVCPEIFLMWSVYLTDRSRWKRVCPEIFLMWSVYLTDRSRWKRVCPEIFLMWSVYLTDRSRCKRVCPEIFLMWSVYLTDRSRWKRVCPEIFLMWSVYLTDRSRWKRVCPEIFLMWSVYLTDRSRWKRVCPEIFLMWSVYLTDRSRWKRVCPEIFLMWSVYLTDRSRWKRVCPDYLYIMTRCSCL
- the LOC127922854 gene encoding uncharacterized protein LOC127922854 isoform X38; the protein is MWSVYLTDRSRWKRVCPEIFLMWSVYLTDRSRCKRVCPEIFLMWSVYLTDRSRWKRVCPEIFLMWSVYLTDRSRWKRVCPEIFLMWSVYLTDRSRWKRVCPEIFLMWSVYLTDRSRWKRVCPEIFLMWSVYLTDRSRWKRVCPEIFLMWSVYLTDRSRWKRVCPEIFLMWSVYLTDRSRCKRVCPEIFLMWSVYLTDRSRWKRVCPEIFLMWSVYLTDRSRWKRVCPEIFLMWSVYLTDRSRWKRVCPEIFLMWSVYLTDRSRWKRVCPEIFLMWSVYLTDRSRWKRVCPDYLYIMTRCSCL
- the LOC127922854 gene encoding uncharacterized protein LOC127922854 isoform X2 — encoded protein: MWSVYLTDRSRWKRVCPEIFLMWSVYLTDRSRWKRVCPEIFLMWSVYLTDRSRWKRVCPEIFLMWSVYLTDRSRWKRVCPEIFLMWSVYLTDRSRCKRVCPEIFLMWSVYLTDRSRWKRVCPEIFLMWSVYLTDRSRWKRVCPEIFLMWSVYLTDRSRWKRVCPEIFLMWSVYLTDRSRWKRVCPEIFLMWSVYLTDRSRWKRVCPEIFLMWSVYLTDRSRCKRVCPEIFLMWSVYLTDRSRWKRVCPEIFLMWSVYLTDRSRWKRVCPEIFLMWSVYLTDRSRWKRVCPEIFLMWSVYLTDRSRWKRVCPEIFLMWSVYLTDRSRWKRVCPEIFLMWSVYLTDRSRWKRVCPEIFLMWSVYLTDRSRWKRVCPEIFLMWSVYLTDRSRWKRVCPEIFLMWSVYLTDRSRWKRVCPEIFLMWSVYLTDRSRWKRVCPEIFLMWSVYLTDRSRWKRVCPDYLYIMTRCSCL
- the LOC127922854 gene encoding uncharacterized protein LOC127922854 isoform X1 is translated as MWSVYLTDRSRWKRVCPEIFLMWSVYLTDRSRWKRVCPEIFLMWSVYLTDRSRWKRVCPEIFLMWSVYLTDRSRWKRVCPEIFLMWSVYLTDRSRCKRVCPEIFLMWSVYLTDRSRWKRVCPEIFLMWSVYLTDRSRWKRVCPEIFLMWSVYLTDRSRWKRVCPEIFLMWSVYLTDRSRWKRVCPEIFLMWSVYLTDRSRWKRVCPEIFLMWSVYLTDRSRCKRVCPEIFLMWSVYLTDRSRWKRVCPEIFLMWSVYLTDRSRWKRVCPEIFLMWSVYLTDRSRWKRVCPEIFLMWSVYLTDRSRWKRVCPEIFLMWSVYLTDRSRWKRVCPEIFLMWSVYLTDRSRWKRVCPEIFLMWSVYLTDRSRCKRVCPEIFLMWSVYLTDRSRWKRVCPEIFLMWSVYLTDRSRWKRVCPEIFLMWSVYLTDRSRWKRVCPEIFLMWSVYLTDRSRWKRVCPEIFLMWSVYLTDRSRWKRVCPDYLYIMTRCSCL
- the LOC127922854 gene encoding uncharacterized protein LOC127922854 isoform X16, with product MWSVYLTDRSRWKRVCPEIFLMWSVYLTDRSRWKRVCPEIFLMWSVYLTDRSRWKRVCPEIFLMWSVYLTDRSRWKRVCPEIFLMWSVYLTDRSRCKRVCPEIFLMWSVYLTDRSRWKRVCPEIFLMWSVYLTDRSRWKRVCPEIFLMWSVYLTDRSRWKRVCPEIFLMWSVYLTDRSRWKRVCPEIFLMWSVYLTDRSRWKRVCPEIFLMWSVYLTDRSRCKRVCPEIFLMWSVYLTDRSRWKRVCPEIFLMWSVYLTDRSRWKRVCPEIFLMWSVYLTDRSRWKRVCPEIFLMWSVYLTDRSRWKRVCPEIFLMWSVYLTDRSRWKRVCPEIFLMWSVYLTDRSRWKRVCPEIFLMWSVYLTDRSRWKRVCPEIFLMWSVYLTDRSRWKRVCPDYLYIMTRCSCL
- the LOC127922854 gene encoding uncharacterized protein LOC127922854 isoform X3; its protein translation is MWSVYLTDRSRWKRVCPEIFLMWSVYLTDRSRWKRVCPEIFLMWSVYLTDRSRWKRVCPEIFLMWSVYLTDRSRWKRVCPEIFLMWSVYLTDRSRCKRVCPEIFLMWSVYLTDRSRWKRVCPEIFLMWSVYLTDRSRWKRVCPEIFLMWSVYLTDRSRWKRVCPEIFLMWSVYLTDRSRWKRVCPEIFLMWSVYLTDRSRWKRVCPEIFLMWSVYLTDRSRWKRVCPEIFLMWSVYLTDRSRWKRVCPEIFLMWSVYLTDRSRWKRVCPEIFLMWSVYLTDRSRWKRVCPEIFLMWSVYLTDRSRWKRVCPEIFLMWSVYLTDRSRWKRVCPEIFLMWSVYLTDRSRCKRVCPEIFLMWSVYLTDRSRWKRVCPEIFLMWSVYLTDRSRWKRVCPEIFLMWSVYLTDRSRWKRVCPEIFLMWSVYLTDRSRWKRVCPEIFLMWSVYLTDRSRWKRVCPDYLYIMTRCSCL
- the LOC127922854 gene encoding uncharacterized protein LOC127922854 isoform X7, which encodes MWSVYLTDRSRWKRVCPEIFLMWSVYLTDRSRWKRVCPEIFLMWSVYLTDRSRWKRVCPEIFLMWSVYLTDRSRWKRVCPEIFLMWSVYLTDRSRCKRVCPEIFLMWSVYLTDRSRWKRVCPEIFLMWSVYLTDRSRWKRVCPEIFLMWSVYLTDRSRWKRVCPEIFLMWSVYLTDRSRWKRVCPEIFLMWSVYLTDRSRWKRVCPEIFLMWSVYLTDRSRCKRVCPEIFLMWSVYLTDRSRWKRVCPEIFLMWSVYLTDRSRWKRVCPEIFLMWSVYLTDRSRWKRVCPEIFLMWSVYLTDRSRWKRVCPEIFLMWSVYLTDRSRWKRVCPEIFLMWSVYLTDRSRCKRVCPEIFLMWSVYLTDRSRWKRVCPEIFLMWSVYLTDRSRWKRVCPEIFLMWSVYLTDRSRWKRVCPEIFLMWSVYLTDRSRWKRVCPEIFLMWSVYLTDRSRWKRVCPDYLYIMTRCSCL
- the LOC127922854 gene encoding uncharacterized protein LOC127922854 isoform X14, with product MWSVYLTDRSRWKRVCPEIFLMWSVYLTDRSRWKRVCPEIFLMWSVYLTDRSRWKRVCPEIFLMWSVYLTDRSRWKRVCPEIFLMWSVYLTDRSRCKRVCPEIFLMWSVYLTDRSRWKRVCPEIFLMWSVYLTDRSRWKRVCPEIFLMWSVYLTDRSRCKRVCPEIFLMWSVYLTDRSRWKRVCPEIFLMWSVYLTDRSRWKRVCPEIFLMWSVYLTDRSRWKRVCPEIFLMWSVYLTDRSRWKRVCPEIFLMWSVYLTDRSRWKRVCPEIFLMWSVYLTDRSRWKRVCPEIFLMWSVYLTDRSRCKRVCPEIFLMWSVYLTDRSRWKRVCPEIFLMWSVYLTDRSRWKRVCPEIFLMWSVYLTDRSRWKRVCPEIFLMWSVYLTDRSRWKRVCPEIFLMWSVYLTDRSRWKRVCPDYLYIMTRCSCL
- the LOC127922854 gene encoding uncharacterized protein LOC127922854 isoform X17; protein product: MWSVYLTDRSRWKRVCPEIFLMWSVYLTDRSRWKRVCPEIFLMWSVYLTDRSRWKRVCPEIFLMWSVYLTDRSRWKRVCPEIFLMWSVYLTDRSRCKRVCPEIFLMWSVYLTDRSRWKRVCPEIFLMWSVYLTDRSRCKRVCPEIFLMWSVYLTDRSRWKRVCPEIFLMWSVYLTDRSRWKRVCPEIFLMWSVYLTDRSRWKRVCPEIFLMWSVYLTDRSRWKRVCPEIFLMWSVYLTDRSRWKRVCPEIFLMWSVYLTDRSRWKRVCPEIFLMWSVYLTDRSRCKRVCPEIFLMWSVYLTDRSRWKRVCPEIFLMWSVYLTDRSRWKRVCPEIFLMWSVYLTDRSRWKRVCPEIFLMWSVYLTDRSRWKRVCPEIFLMWSVYLTDRSRWKRVCPDYLYIMTRCSCL
- the LOC127922854 gene encoding uncharacterized protein LOC127922854 isoform X5; the protein is MWSVYLTDRSRWKRVCPEIFLMWSVYLTDRSRWKRVCPEIFLMWSVYLTDRSRWKRVCPEIFLMWSVYLTDRSRWKRVCPEIFLMWSVYLTDRSRWKRVCPEIFLMWSVYLTDRSRWKRVCPEIFLMWSVYLTDRSRWKRVCPEIFLMWSVYLTDRSRWKRVCPEIFLMWSVYLTDRSRWKRVCPEIFLMWSVYLTDRSRCKRVCPEIFLMWSVYLTDRSRWKRVCPEIFLMWSVYLTDRSRWKRVCPEIFLMWSVYLTDRSRWKRVCPEIFLMWSVYLTDRSRWKRVCPEIFLMWSVYLTDRSRWKRVCPEIFLMWSVYLTDRSRWKRVCPEIFLMWSVYLTDRSRCKRVCPEIFLMWSVYLTDRSRWKRVCPEIFLMWSVYLTDRSRWKRVCPEIFLMWSVYLTDRSRWKRVCPEIFLMWSVYLTDRSRWKRVCPEIFLMWSVYLTDRSRWKRVCPDYLYIMTRCSCL
- the LOC127922854 gene encoding uncharacterized protein LOC127922854 isoform X41, with amino-acid sequence MWSVYLTDRSRWKRVCPEIFLMWSVYLTDRSRWKRVCPEIFLMWSVYLTDRSRWKRVCPEIFLMWSVYLTDRSRWKRVCPEIFLMWSVYLTDRSRWKRVCPEIFLMWSVYLTDRSRWKRVCPEIFLMWSVYLTDRSRWKRVCPEIFLMWSVYLTDRSRWKRVCPEIFLMWSVYLTDRSRCKRVCPEIFLMWSVYLTDRSRWKRVCPEIFLMWSVYLTDRSRWKRVCPEIFLMWSVYLTDRSRWKRVCPEIFLMWSVYLTDRSRWKRVCPEIFLMWSVYLTDRSRWKRVCPDYLYIMTRCSCL
- the LOC127922854 gene encoding uncharacterized protein LOC127922854 isoform X20, whose amino-acid sequence is MWSVYLTDRSRWKRVCPEIFLMWSVYLTDRSRWKRVCPEIFLMWSVYLTDRSRWKRVCPEIFLMWSVYLTDRSRWKRVCPEIFLMWSVYLTDRSRWKRVCPEIFLMWSVYLTDRSRCKRVCPEIFLMWSVYLTDRSRWKRVCPEIFLMWSVYLTDRSRWKRVCPEIFLMWSVYLTDRSRWKRVCPEIFLMWSVYLTDRSRWKRVCPEIFLMWSVYLTDRSRWKRVCPEIFLMWSVYLTDRSRWKRVCPEIFLMWSVYLTDRSRCKRVCPEIFLMWSVYLTDRSRWKRVCPEIFLMWSVYLTDRSRWKRVCPEIFLMWSVYLTDRSRWKRVCPEIFLMWSVYLTDRSRWKRVCPEIFLMWSVYLTDRSRWKRVCPDYLYIMTRCSCL
- the LOC127922854 gene encoding uncharacterized protein LOC127922854 isoform X23, which produces MWSVYLTDRSRWKRVCPEIFLMWSVYLTDRSRWKRVCPEIFLMWSVYLTDRSRWKRVCPEIFLMWSVYLTDRSRWKRVCPEIFLMWSVYLTDRSRCKRVCPEIFLMWSVYLTDRSRWKRVCPEIFLMWSVYLTDRSRWKRVCPEIFLMWSVYLTDRSRWKRVCPEIFLMWSVYLTDRSRWKRVCPEIFLMWSVYLTDRSRWKRVCPEIFLMWSVYLTDRSRWKRVCPEIFLMWSVYLTDRSRCKRVCPEIFLMWSVYLTDRSRWKRVCPEIFLMWSVYLTDRSRWKRVCPEIFLMWSVYLTDRSRWKRVCPEIFLMWSVYLTDRSRWKRVCPEIFLMWSVYLTDRSRWKRVCPDYLYIMTRCSCL
- the LOC127922854 gene encoding uncharacterized protein LOC127922854 isoform X6; this translates as MWSVYLTDRSRWKRVCPEIFLMWSVYLTDRSRWKRVCPEIFLMWSVYLTDRSRWKRVCPEIFLMWSVYLTDRSRWKRVCPEIFLMWSVYLTDRSRCKRVCPEIFLMWSVYLTDRSRWKRVCPEIFLMWSVYLTDRSRWKRVCPEIFLMWSVYLTDRSRWKRVCPEIFLMWSVYLTDRSRWKRVCPEIFLMWSVYLTDRSRWKRVCPEIFLMWSVYLTDRSRCKRVCPEIFLMWSVYLTDRSRWKRVCPEIFLMWSVYLTDRSRWKRVCPEIFLMWSVYLTDRSRWKRVCPEIFLMWSVYLTDRSRWKRVCPEIFLMWSVYLTDRSRWKRVCPEIFLMWSVYLTDRSRCKRVCPEIFLMWSVYLTDRSRWKRVCPEIFLMWSVYLTDRSRWKRVCPEIFLMWSVYLTDRSRWKRVCPEIFLMWSVYLTDRSRWKRVCPEIFLMWSVYLTDRSRWKRVCPDYLYIMTRCSCL
- the LOC127922854 gene encoding uncharacterized protein LOC127922854 isoform X8; translated protein: MWSVYLTDRSRWKRVCPEIFLMWSVYLTDRSRWKRVCPEIFLMWSVYLTDRSRWKRVCPEIFLMWSVYLTDRSRWKRVCPEIFLMWSVYLTDRSRCKRVCPEIFLMWSVYLTDRSRWKRVCPEIFLMWSVYLTDRSRWKRVCPEIFLMWSVYLTDRSRWKRVCPEIFLMWSVYLTDRSRWKRVCPEIFLMWSVYLTDRSRWKRVCPEIFLMWSVYLTDRSRCKRVCPEIFLMWSVYLTDRSRWKRVCPEIFLMWSVYLTDRSRWKRVCPEIFLMWSVYLTDRSRWKRVCPEIFLMWSVYLTDRSRWKRVCPEIFLMWSVYLTDRSRCKRVCPEIFLMWSVYLTDRSRWKRVCPEIFLMWSVYLTDRSRWKRVCPEIFLMWSVYLTDRSRWKRVCPEIFLMWSVYLTDRSRWKRVCPEIFLMWSVYLTDRSRWKRVCPDYLYIMTRCSCL
- the LOC127922854 gene encoding uncharacterized protein LOC127922854 isoform X22; its protein translation is MWSVYLTDRSRWKRVCPEIFLMWSVYLTDRSRWKRVCPEIFLMWSVYLTDRSRWKRVCPEIFLMWSVYLTDRSRWKRVCPEIFLMWSVYLTDRSRCKRVCPEIFLMWSVYLTDRSRWKRVCPEIFLMWSVYLTDRSRWKRVCPEIFLMWSVYLTDRSRWKRVCPEIFLMWSVYLTDRSRWKRVCPEIFLMWSVYLTDRSRWKRVCPEIFLMWSVYLTDRSRCKRVCPEIFLMWSVYLTDRSRWKRVCPEIFLMWSVYLTDRSRWKRVCPEIFLMWSVYLTDRSRWKRVCPEIFLMWSVYLTDRSRWKRVCPEIFLMWSVYLTDRSRWKRVCPEIFLMWSVYLTDRSRWKRVCPDYLYIMTRCSCL
- the LOC127922854 gene encoding uncharacterized protein LOC127922854 isoform X11, which codes for MWSVYLTDRSRWKRVCPEIFLMWSVYLTDRSRWKRVCPEIFLMWSVYLTDRSRWKRVCPEIFLMWSVYLTDRSRWKRVCPEIFLMWSVYLTDRSRCKRVCPEIFLMWSVYLTDRSRWKRVCPEIFLMWSVYLTDRSRWKRVCPEIFLMWSVYLTDRSRWKRVCPEIFLMWSVYLTDRSRWKRVCPEIFLMWSVYLTDRSRWKRVCPEIFLMWSVYLTDRSRCKRVCPEIFLMWSVYLTDRSRWKRVCPEIFLMWSVYLTDRSRWKRVCPEIFLMWSVYLTDRSRWKRVCPEIFLMWSVYLTDRSRWKRVCPEIFLMWSVYLTDRSRWKRVCPEIFLMWSVYLTDRSRWKRVCPEIFLMWSVYLTDRSRWKRVCPEIFLMWSVYLTDRSRWKRVCPEIFLMWSVYLTDRSRWKRVCPDYLYIMTRCSCL
- the LOC127922854 gene encoding uncharacterized protein LOC127922854 isoform X15 — translated: MWSVYLTDRSRWKRVCPEIFLMWSVYLTDRSRWKRVCPEIFLMWSVYLTDRSRWKRVCPEIFLMWSVYLTDRSRWKRVCPEIFLMWSVYLTDRSRCKRVCPEIFLMWSVYLTDRSRWKRVCPEIFLMWSVYLTDRSRWKRVCPEIFLMWSVYLTDRSRWKRVCPEIFLMWSVYLTDRSRWKRVCPEIFLMWSVYLTDRSRWKRVCPEIFLMWSVYLTDRSRCKRVCPEIFLMWSVYLTDRSRWKRVCPEIFLMWSVYLTDRSRWKRVCPEIFLMWSVYLTDRSRWKRVCPEIFLMWSVYLTDRSRCKRVCPEIFLMWSVYLTDRSRWKRVCPEIFLMWSVYLTDRSRWKRVCPEIFLMWSVYLTDRSRWKRVCPEIFLMWSVYLTDRSRWKRVCPEIFLMWSVYLTDRSRWKRVCPDYLYIMTRCSCL